A stretch of Campylobacter gracilis DNA encodes these proteins:
- the polA gene encoding DNA polymerase I → MQTITIIDTFGFFFRLYYAMSGLKTKDGKPSGMVSGFASFIANLSKEFKSDYIIFALDSKGKTFRSDIDPNYKTNRQAPPPALLQQLPVCIEMIEKMGLYSLGREGYEADDLIASVVKKYGATHKINIVTSDKDLYQLIGENVKIYSHGKKMLYGREECLQRYGVYPEQIVDFLAICGDSADNIPGVRGIGDKGAKKLLDEWGSLDEIYSNLDRLPQNKQREYLIEGKQSAYISKRLATLYDELEIPPLEDAKFPQQNPLFKIREILKDYALNRLLSALSLQEQNGLDLWGEGKGAGAKSSVLGAGGKGAGAESSRGGSILGAAVGGLDGQNSIPGGSACSEKNSESAFKTPFEPICITDAVELARLCESIDAETLVSFDTETTSIDSKSAKIVGFSFAFNEERAYYVPLAHSYLGAPAQISSDAAKAAIDSLFRGYVVGQNLKYDFEIVKNNFNIEPPARFADTMVLAWLLDPANAVGMDSISPRYLGYETVHFGDVVKKGETFASVELDAATIYASEDAWVTLRLYFKLKGLLEPALFKLAQELEFPFVRVLWQMQRCGIKIDVEMIKRLIGRNEKSLRALTDEIYELCGEQFNINSPAQLGAVLFERLGLPAAKRTKTGYSTDESVLKDLTALHPAVGKILDYRELFKLQSTYCEPLLQLALADAQNRVRSNFLQTGTATGRLASKNPNLQNIPARGTFAKNVRDCFLAEGGYSLISLDYSQIELRLLAHFSRDPALLAAFRADEDIHARTAISIFGDAQPAHRTIAKSINFGLIYGMGAGKLSDSLGIARAEAKGYIERYFAAFSTIKEFLQSIKSDAKADGYVSTLFGRRRYFDFANARNNMVYASYEREAVNTKFQGSAADIIKKAMVDISPLLNGEARLILQIHDELIFEVRDDLAQGFGARAQEIMQSAASLNVPLKTSLNIAKRWGELK, encoded by the coding sequence ATGCAGACCATCACGATCATCGATACGTTCGGCTTTTTTTTCAGGCTCTACTACGCTATGAGCGGGCTAAAGACCAAAGACGGCAAACCCAGCGGCATGGTGAGCGGGTTTGCGAGCTTCATCGCAAATCTTTCGAAGGAATTTAAGAGCGATTATATAATTTTCGCTCTGGATAGCAAGGGCAAGACCTTTCGCTCAGATATCGACCCCAACTACAAAACCAACCGCCAAGCCCCGCCGCCCGCACTTTTGCAGCAGCTGCCCGTCTGCATCGAGATGATCGAAAAGATGGGGCTTTACTCGCTCGGACGCGAGGGCTACGAAGCGGACGATCTCATCGCAAGCGTCGTTAAAAAGTACGGCGCCACGCATAAAATCAACATCGTTACCTCTGATAAGGACCTGTATCAGCTCATCGGCGAAAACGTTAAAATTTACAGCCACGGCAAAAAGATGCTTTACGGAAGGGAGGAGTGCTTGCAGCGCTACGGCGTCTATCCAGAGCAGATCGTGGATTTTTTGGCGATCTGCGGCGACAGCGCCGATAATATCCCGGGCGTGCGCGGCATCGGCGATAAGGGGGCGAAGAAGCTTTTAGACGAATGGGGCTCGCTCGATGAGATCTATTCAAATTTAGACCGCCTGCCGCAGAACAAACAGCGCGAGTATCTGATAGAAGGGAAGCAGAGCGCCTACATAAGCAAGCGCCTGGCCACGCTTTACGACGAGCTGGAAATCCCGCCTTTAGAGGACGCGAAATTTCCGCAGCAAAATCCGCTTTTTAAAATCCGCGAAATTTTAAAAGATTACGCGCTAAATAGGCTTCTTTCGGCGTTAAGCTTGCAGGAGCAGAACGGACTTGATCTTTGGGGCGAGGGCAAAGGCGCAGGCGCAAAAAGCTCAGTTTTGGGCGCAGGCGGGAAGGGTGCGGGCGCAGAGTCGTCTCGCGGCGGATCTATCTTGGGCGCTGCCGTAGGAGGGCTAGACGGGCAAAATTCTATCCCGGGCGGCTCCGCTTGCAGCGAGAAAAATTCCGAGAGCGCTTTTAAAACACCCTTTGAGCCTATTTGTATCACCGATGCCGTGGAGCTTGCCAGGCTGTGCGAGAGTATCGATGCAGAGACCTTGGTGAGCTTTGATACCGAGACGACAAGCATCGACAGCAAAAGCGCCAAGATCGTGGGCTTTTCGTTTGCGTTTAATGAGGAGCGCGCCTATTACGTCCCGCTCGCGCATAGCTATTTGGGCGCTCCTGCTCAAATTTCTTCGGACGCGGCAAAGGCCGCGATCGACTCGCTGTTTCGCGGATATGTAGTGGGGCAAAATTTAAAATACGATTTTGAGATCGTGAAAAATAATTTTAACATTGAGCCGCCTGCGCGCTTTGCCGATACGATGGTGCTAGCGTGGCTGCTCGATCCCGCAAACGCCGTAGGAATGGACTCTATCTCGCCTCGGTATCTTGGGTACGAGACCGTGCATTTCGGCGACGTCGTCAAAAAGGGCGAGACCTTCGCTTCCGTGGAGCTGGACGCCGCTACGATCTATGCGAGCGAGGATGCGTGGGTGACGCTGAGGCTGTATTTTAAGCTAAAGGGGCTGTTAGAGCCCGCGCTTTTTAAGCTCGCGCAGGAGCTTGAGTTTCCGTTCGTGCGGGTGCTTTGGCAGATGCAAAGATGCGGCATCAAGATAGACGTGGAGATGATAAAGCGCCTAATCGGGCGCAACGAAAAGTCCCTGCGAGCGCTCACGGATGAAATTTATGAGCTTTGCGGCGAGCAGTTTAACATCAACTCTCCCGCTCAGCTCGGCGCCGTGCTTTTCGAGCGGCTTGGGCTTCCTGCGGCGAAGCGCACCAAGACGGGTTATAGCACCGATGAAAGCGTGCTGAAGGATCTTACGGCGCTGCATCCCGCGGTGGGTAAAATTTTAGACTACCGCGAGCTGTTTAAGCTGCAAAGCACCTACTGCGAGCCGCTGCTGCAGCTTGCGTTGGCCGATGCGCAAAATCGCGTCAGATCGAATTTCTTGCAGACCGGCACGGCTACCGGGCGGCTAGCGAGCAAAAATCCGAACCTTCAAAATATCCCCGCGCGCGGCACGTTTGCAAAGAACGTGCGAGACTGCTTCCTAGCAGAGGGGGGTTACTCGCTGATCTCGCTTGATTACTCGCAGATCGAGCTGCGCCTGCTCGCGCACTTTTCGCGCGATCCTGCGCTTTTGGCGGCGTTTAGGGCGGATGAGGACATTCACGCGCGCACGGCGATCAGTATTTTCGGCGACGCGCAGCCCGCGCACCGCACGATCGCAAAGAGCATAAATTTCGGCCTTATCTACGGCATGGGCGCGGGTAAGCTAAGCGATAGCCTAGGCATCGCGCGCGCCGAGGCGAAGGGCTATATCGAGCGCTATTTCGCGGCGTTTTCTACGATCAAGGAGTTTTTGCAAAGCATAAAATCGGACGCGAAAGCGGATGGCTACGTAAGCACGCTTTTTGGGCGCAGGCGGTACTTCGACTTCGCAAATGCGCGCAACAATATGGTCTATGCGAGCTACGAGCGCGAGGCGGTGAATACGAAATTTCAAGGCTCCGCCGCCGACATCATCAAAAAGGCGATGGTTGATATTTCGCCGCTGCTAAATGGCGAGGCGCGGCTGATTTTGCAGATCCACGATGAGCTGATCTTCGAGGTGCGGGACGATTTGGCGCAGGGCTTCGGCGCGCGCGCGCAGGAGATAATGCAAAGTGCGGCGAGCCTGAACGTACCCTTAAAGACGAGCCTAAACATCGCCAAGCGCTGGGGCGAGCTGAAGTAA
- a CDS encoding trans-sulfuration enzyme family protein — protein sequence MKIDTLIVKGIEAKSNPHNAVIPPIYLASTFVQESLDDFGKYAYSRGANPTRNAFEELFAKFEGSKYAFALASGMAATSAAFALLKSGDRVLLNNNVYGGTYRYVSGIFKNQGINYDLVDDLNLITEIPSDVKMVFIETPSNPLLRVTDIERISELAHKSGALVVMDNTFLTPYYQRPLEHGADIVVYSATKYIGGHADLIAGIVTTNDDELAARIQFMKNTLGATLSPTDAYSLIRGLKTLSVRFDRQSENTLKIIEFLRSNPAVEAVNFAGSHSASEKKIQDRQASGIGAVISLVLKPQYDYKTFARSLELFDLAVSLGGVESLICHPASMTHESYPRELQERIGISQNLLRLAIGIENADDLIADLTAALEKSKK from the coding sequence ATGAAAATAGATACCCTAATCGTAAAGGGCATAGAGGCCAAGTCCAACCCCCACAACGCGGTCATTCCGCCGATATATCTAGCCAGCACCTTCGTGCAAGAAAGTCTGGATGATTTCGGCAAATACGCCTACTCGCGTGGCGCAAATCCTACGCGCAACGCCTTTGAGGAGCTTTTTGCAAAATTTGAAGGCAGCAAATACGCCTTCGCGCTAGCCTCGGGCATGGCGGCTACGAGCGCTGCGTTTGCGCTACTTAAAAGCGGCGATCGCGTGCTGCTAAATAATAACGTCTACGGCGGCACCTATCGCTACGTAAGCGGGATTTTTAAAAATCAAGGGATCAATTACGACTTGGTGGACGATCTAAATTTGATCACCGAAATTCCAAGCGATGTTAAAATGGTCTTCATCGAAACGCCCTCAAATCCGCTTTTGCGCGTAACCGACATTGAGCGCATCAGCGAGCTCGCGCATAAAAGCGGTGCGCTTGTGGTGATGGATAATACCTTTTTGACCCCATATTATCAGCGCCCACTAGAGCACGGCGCAGACATCGTGGTTTATAGCGCGACCAAATACATAGGCGGGCATGCCGATCTGATCGCCGGCATCGTTACGACGAACGATGATGAGCTTGCCGCAAGAATTCAGTTTATGAAAAATACTCTGGGCGCTACGCTCTCGCCTACCGACGCGTATTCGCTAATACGCGGACTTAAAACGCTAAGCGTGCGCTTCGACCGCCAGAGCGAAAATACGCTAAAGATAATAGAATTTTTACGCAGCAATCCTGCGGTAGAGGCGGTAAATTTTGCAGGCTCGCATTCTGCGAGCGAAAAAAAGATACAAGATCGCCAAGCTAGCGGCATCGGAGCGGTCATCTCGCTGGTGCTTAAGCCACAATACGACTATAAAACCTTTGCACGCAGCCTTGAGCTATTCGATCTAGCCGTGAGCCTGGGCGGCGTAGAGAGCTTGATCTGCCACCCCGCGTCGATGACGCACGAGAGCTATCCGCGCGAGCTGCAAGAACGCATCGGCATCAGTCAAAATTTGCTGCGCCTAGCCATAGGCATCGAAAACGCGGACGATCTCATAGCGGACCTTACCGCCGCGCTAGAAAAATCTAAAAAATAG
- a CDS encoding metal-sulfur cluster assembly factor, producing MKVTKEQIYDALRAVVDPEVGFDVVSLGLIYDVAVDEANNAKVTMTLSTQSCPLHEMMVEWVRAGAESVEGVGEVEIDLVFEPMWNIDMAEDHVKEALGRF from the coding sequence ATGAAAGTAACGAAGGAGCAAATTTACGACGCACTTCGCGCCGTGGTGGACCCTGAGGTGGGCTTTGACGTCGTGTCGCTGGGGCTCATCTACGACGTAGCGGTAGATGAGGCGAACAACGCCAAAGTCACGATGACGCTATCGACTCAGTCGTGCCCGCTGCATGAGATGATGGTAGAATGGGTGCGCGCGGGTGCCGAGAGCGTGGAGGGCGTCGGCGAGGTAGAGATCGATCTCGTCTTTGAGCCGATGTGGAATATCGATATGGCGGAGGATCACGTCAAAGAAGCGCTCGGTAGATTTTAA